Part of the Zhongshania aliphaticivorans genome, TAGTCACCATGCCAATGCATAAAAAAGAAGCCCAAACGGCATTGCCTGTAACCGTTTTAAGTGGAGACGAGTTAAAGCGCCAAGCCGCAGCCACCATTGGTGAAACTCTAAATCTCTCTCCAGGTTTAAGTAGTGCAAGCTTTGGCCCAGCAGTGGGGCAACCCGTTATTCGGGGGCAGCAGGGCGCGAGGGTACAGGTTTTACAAAACGGTTTGCCAGCTTTAGACGTGTCAACGAACAGTGCTGACCATGCGGTTTCGGTTGAGCCGGTTCTTGCTGACAGTATTGAAATACTCCGTGGACCGGCCACTATGCTCTACGGCGGTGGTGCGATTGGCGGCGTTGTGAATGTCATTGACGGTCGTATTCCTGTTAAGGCAGTGAACGGGGTTGAGGGCGCGGCAGAGTTTCGCAATACAAGTGTTGATGATGGTCGCAGTGGTGTGTTTCGTGTCGATGCAGGTAACGGTCGATGGGTAGTGCATGTAGATGCCCTGTATCGAGATTGGTCTGACCCCGATATCCCAGGTTTGGCAATTAACCCTGATAATGTTGACGATATTGAAGAAAACACCGACGGAAGTATTGGCAATGCCAGTGGGCGGACTCGTCGAGTAACACTGGGTAGCAGCTACCATTTTGAAGACGGCTACTGGGGGGTAAGTTATACCGAGTTAAGTAATCAGTATGGGATTCCATCTGGTGTGCACCACCATGACGAAGATCACGAGGAAGAGGATCATGATGATGACGACCACGATGATCACGACGAGGACCATGACGAAGATCACGAAGACCATGATGAAGATGGTGTAAATATCGTGATTGACCAAACCCGTTGGGACGCTGCCGGTGATTTGCACTTGGCGGGCCCATTAGATCTTTTCCGCTGGCGTGTCAGTTATAGTGATTATCAACACCAAGAAATTGAATCCACTGGTGAAGTGGGTACTACCTTCAGCAAAGAAGCTTGGGCAGGACGCTTAGAGCTATCACATAAACCATGGGGAAATTGGCATGGGGTATGGGGCTTGCAGTTGTTAGAGTCTGATTTTTCTGCCTTGGGTGAGGAGTCGTTTGTCCCAGAAAACACCACTAGAAGCGTTGGTTTGTTTTGGTTAGAAGATTATCACGCCGATAAATGGTCTCTAGAGGCGGGTTTACGTGCAGATTTTGATTCTTTGGAGATCGCTCAATCAGTTGCGGATGATCAAGATGATAGCAGCGTAAGTGCCTCTTTAGCTGGTATGTACGATATTAGTGATATTTGGGTGGTGTCTTTGGCATTATCCGAATCACAGCGAGCGCCGAATGCTGAAGAGCGGTTTTCAAATATAGGCAATGATCTTTCAAATTATGTTGTTCATGGTGCAACTGGTGCCATTGAAATTGGAGATGAAAATTTAGAAACCGAAAAATCTCGCAATGTTGATTTAAGTCTACGTGCCAATGCTGGTGATGTAAGGGCTAAGTTCTCAATATTTTATAATGAGTTTTCTGATTATATCTATTTAGATAATACCGGAACGCAAAGCGATGAGACTGATATTTTACAGTATCGCCAGCAGGACGCGTCGTTCAGCGGTGTGGAATATGAAGTTAGTTATGATTTAGCTTCAGTTGGTGCTGAGCAGCGCTATACATTTAGTTTATTTGGTGACCGAGTCGATGCAGAGCTAGATAATGGCGATAATGTCCCACGTTTGCCACCGGGACATGATGGTCTTAGCGTTGCTTGGCAATGGCAAGATTGGCAGGCTAATGTTAGTTATGTATACGCGCATGCTCAGAATGATGTTGGAGTCAATGACACAACAACTGATGCATATAAGCGCGTAGATGCAAGTATTGCTCGAGATTTTGTCCTAGCTGGTAACGATTATACGATTATGTTGAAAGGACGTAATTTGGCTGATGAAGAAATTCGCAATAGTACTTCTTTCATACGAGATTACGCACCTGAAGCTGGGCGTAATATTGAGCTAGTGATGCGAGTTAATTTTTGATGAAAGTATTTTTTTCATAAAGTAAAGAGCCTTATTGATACCCGCTGTATGGCGGGTTTTTTTTGCCGTAATTTTAGTAACAGTATGTTCTTAAATATTGAACTTAGCTGTGTGAGGAACAATCCCCCCTTTGTTCGTGTCAGAAATTAGGAGTGCGAATTAGATATTATTCGCAGCAGGTATACGGATACCGTTGTAAGCGTGTCTAAGCCTTGAATTAACGCTTGATATGATTTTATATTCAATGGAGATAAAAGCTTATGAGTACAACATTTGTAAGGAATAGCAAACTTGCATCAATTTTTTTAATGTTGATTGCGACGACTTTTCTTGTAGCGTGCGAGGAAAAAGGGGCGGCAGAAAAAATGGGTGAATCTATTGATCACTCGATGGAAAGTGCGCGAGATAGCTATAAAGAAGGTGTTGAGGAAGTTAAAGACGAAGTGGATGATCACAGCTAAGCGCAGTCATTTCGTATAGGCCCGTTAAATTAGGGGGCTAGCAGTGTCTGCGTATTAGGAGCGCAGACACTGTGATGTGCGGCCCTGTCATACGTGAGATATAATAGGCATTGTGAATACTTAACAGGAATGCTTGTGCGATCTAATACAACGCGGCTTGACCGGTTTATTAGCGCTAAATTGCGTATTAAACGAAGTGATGTTCGATTGTTACTTGCTCAAAAGCGGGTGCTTGTCGATGGTGTTGTGGCAACAAATATTGGCCAAGTTATTGGTCCCTTTTCCTGGGTAAGTTTTGATGATGAGGTGCTGCAAAATCAAGTGGCGCGTTATTTGATGATGAATAAACCCCTTGGCGTTGTCAGTGCTACCAAAGATTCACGAAATAAAACCGTTATTGATTTACTTCCTGAAAACGAGCGTGCTGGTTTACATATTCCAGGACGTTTGGATTTTAATACTACGGGTTTGTTGTTGCTCACCAATGATGGCCAATGGTCACGTAATTTAAGCTCGCCTGCCAATAATATCGCTAAGGTTTACACTGTTACAGTATCAAAGCCTTTGGATGCTAGCTATATTGACGCTTTCGCGTCAGGTATGTTTTTTAACTATGAAGGTATAACTACCCGCCCCGTTAAATTAGAAATCTTAGCTGACTATGTTGCTAAGCTAAGTTTGGTCGAGGGGCGATATCATCAAATAAAACGTATGTTTGGTCGTTTTCAGAATGAAGTGCTGGCGTTGCACCGTGATGCCATCGGTGGGCTGAGTTTAGACCCAAGCTTGGCCTCTGGGCAGAGTCGTCCATTAACTCAGCATGAAGTATTAAGTCTGAAAGGGTAAATATTGAAACACACAGTCTGTAAATTATTCGCTGATTCTAGTTGTTTATTTTATATTCCATCATTTCTCGTTCGCAAACTAGAGTGTAAATCGGGTATGGCTGAAATGCCGATTCAAGCAGTCATATATTTATATTCGTGTTGCATTGATTTATCTTGAATGCGCCGCTAGGACCGGGTAAAACCACCTGCGTGGTCTTAGTGTTTTTGGATCTGCCTTGGTTTGCCAATCAGTGCATTGCGATGCAGGAGCCGTGGAGGCTATCGCTTAATAATGCCGGGTCTATCGCTCCTATATCCTCCGTATTAGCCTGCGGGAAAATATTATCCGTGGGTCAAAATTCTATGTGAAGATTGGGGGTAGCGGGTCAGTTTTAAGTGTAAATCAACTCAGCGGCCTCAAGTAGTTGTTCATGCTCAGCTTGATCTATCCCTAGGGTTTGAAGGACAAACCGTCCCCACGTTAGTTTGTCTACTTTTTGAGTATTCCTAGTAATGGAGTCCACCACTAGGCCCACGAATCCCCAGTAGAGAATTGATTCAAGTGACTTGATTGGCAGCTGCGGATTACAACGTTCTAGAATCAACTCTCGCTTTACAGTGGAGATTAAATAACTCAGCTTGTTTTCTGCTACCACTTCTTTGAGAATTTGCGGGTAGAGTAACAACTGTTCGGTGAGAGGGTCAGATACGACCCTCTGGAACATACCGGTGGCCATGGTCGTAATAATCAAAGCAGGATCGGCATTTATTTCTTCCTTCAGGCCTAGAGTGATTTTTAACAGTTGATTTAACTCCTCGGCATAGTCAACGTAGCGCTCTACAACGGCAGCCTTTATACAGTCTCGCTTGTTATTAAAGTGATTGTAGAAGGTGCGACGTCCCACATCGGCCAGCTCAGTGATTTCGTCAGTCATCACTTTGTCATAGCCCTTATTCAATACTAGCTGGACCGCTGCATCTATCAATTGCTTGCGAGTACGGTTCTTTCTTTTGATCATTCGGTTTGGTGTTGATTTTTTTTCGTGCTGCATTACTCTCCCTGTCTTAAATATGGCCTGCTAATTCTGTGAATTCCACAATGATGCACTAATCATATAAGTACGTCACTTGTAATTAATTTTGTCTCTTGCTGGATCTTCTTTAATTTTAAGTCATTCATTATGTTTGGATGTTTCTAAAGAGTACCGTTACTCTCGGACCTTTGGTAGATTGAAAATCTTGGGTGTAGGCCATGGGTTTGAATGTGAAATAAAGAGCTAGCGCAATATTCAGTATCTCCAAAAGGAGCTAATTGCGGCTACTACTCTTTAAGTTCATAGGCAGCGCTCCATGCTTTTTCCTTTGATGCGGTTAGCAAACCTGATACCGCCAAAAAGTAGCTTGCCAAATCTAGAGCCCGGCTGACTGAGCTCGGCTTTGAAAGACGGGCGGGATATAAGTCGCTGGTAGTAGGCGGAAAGATTTTTGTGACGAGACATGGGATACCCCATGTTAATCAGTCGTTGCACATTGGGAAACCATGAAATGTCGATGATGGATATTTTGTCGCCCATAATCCAGGGCTGCTCAGCTAGGCGTTGATCCAGTTTATTAAATGCCGTCGAGAAGTTCTTAGCCGCGGCACAGGTCTCTGAATCACTGATACCGTTTTCTGCTTTTTCACGCCACCATTCTACTTCGTGTGCACGCTTGGCATCGAAGTTACCATTTTTTTCCTGAGCGTCTATCGAATCCTTGCTCTTTAACGACAGAGGCCCAAATTCAATGGTTAGTAGGCGCAAATCCATATGGAGTGATTCCTCTAGGTCGAGCAGTTGCTGTGCTTCTGCGGCGGCAGTACTTGAGGTATCAAAAAAGTAGCTGTTGCCTGGCTTGCTGAAAGTGGTATTAAGGTAGGTGATGATGTCGTTGCTTTCCACATGCACCACGCCATCGTGCACCAGTACAGGAACTACGCCCCGCGGGTTAATTCCCAAGTACCAAGGCGTGCTGTTCGCCTGCTTGATGAGATTTATTGGATGCGATACCCATTTTTGTTCGAGTTCTCCCAGCATTAATCGCACTTTTTGCGAGCAGCTAGAACCCTGAAAATGTAAAAGGTGCAATCCCTTCCATGCCTTCACTTCCTTAGTAGTTACTTCTTTCTCTGTGAGAATCACTGTTCAGTTACCTCTTATCCATTGGCCGTTGCGGGAGATTTCAGCCAACTCAAGCGTTGCTGTATATATGCTTTGATGATATCCATTTTACCTTTGCTCACGGCGCCACCCTGGTCCACTATCTGATCGCCAATGCTGCCGCATATTTCTGAGTTGATAGCCTTGTAAATCATGATATCTGTATTTTGCGTGCTTGCGAAAACCACAACCACAGCTGTATCCATGGCAAGAATTGATACTGGTCTAAGCATGTTAATGATTGATCGTTACTCCGAGTGATAATCTGCATAGAGTGCCGGCAGGAAGCTGGCGAGGTGTGCCATTTCCATGCCGCAATGCACCACCATGTCGTGCCCGTGGTCTCTGGTCATGGCGAATTTGGAAACGGCCTTCATGCCCAGTACACGGTTTAAGGGATGGGACTTTGGCTTATCTCGAAGAGAGGCCTTTCCCAACCAGAAACGGCTCCGCATTTCGCAGCCGTCTTCAGTCTCTCGGATAAGGTGTACCAGTTTTCCTACGTTGATCGAACTTTTTGCTGGCCCCACGTGCGCGCAAACCACTGTTTGCACACCGGCGGCTTCGAATTTAGATGGATCGAGACCAAACATTTCTGGGTCTTTAAACTGAATGGCCAACTTTAATACACGGTCACCAATGTATTCATCCACGTAGGAGGTATTGCCAACGTACCGTTCGCGGTCGCTCAGGTTAGGGTTATCCTCTGTGGGGTTTTTCATTAAGGTTTTTATATGGGCATGGGGATGCCATAACTTATAGCGCTGGCTTTCGCTACCGTGCCAGCCAAACCACCAGTCGATCATTTTACCGCTGACACCAGGCATGGGTGTTAGTGTGGCGACAAACATTTCGCCATTGGACAGTTGGGTATAACCTGATTCCAATGGCAGGTACCCCGATTCAAGTAGTCGAGTAGACTCTTTGTGTGAAAACCCATAACCGTTTGGAAGGGGGCTTTGTAGTAGACCCTGCGTCACATGTTCTGATAAACCTTTCATGTCAGGGTTCCAGTATTTTGCGTAGGGTTTGTCTTTCAGGTCGTCTGGGCGCATGCCGAGATAAGTTTCATTGGTCATGAGATCAATTCGTCCATATTTTTAGGCACTGTTGGCCGGATTAGATTTTTTACTGCTTAGCGTGATTTTGTCGGTCACCACTTTCACATAACCCTTATCAAGTAGCAGCTTGATTACTGCACCTATCAATTGCTTTCGAGTACGGTTCTTTCTTTTGCACCTTCGGTTTGGCGTCGAATTTATTGTGTTCTGCATTCCATTCCCGATATTTAATACGGCCTCTATTCTGCGGCGAGCCTTCGCCAACATAACAGAAGTGACCATGCAAATATATGCACGCAACAACATTGTTGCACATGTGTGCAATCGTGTTGTAGTATGCAATGGCTTGTCAATAATTAAAAATAACTGGGCAATTTAGGGAGATCCTCGTGATCGCCCTTTCGGAGGATAATAATGTCAACATTTCAACGTCCCTTTCTTGGGATGCTAGCAGGTAGCTTTCTTTTATCGCCGTTATCACAGGCAATAGCTCAAACTGAAAGTTTTATGCTGGAAGAGGTTTTGGTTACCTCGCAAAAACGAGAGCAGTCTCTACAGGATGTACCTGCCTCGGTACAGGCTATGAGTGGCGATATGCTAGAGAATGCCGGTATTACTGACTTTGAGGACTTGGTGGATGTATCTCCTTCCCTGAGTTTTCAGGATAATCTCTCGCCGTACCAGAAAAGCGTCTACATTCGAGGTGTCGGTACCACGATTAACTCTGCCACTGTAGAGTCCAGTGTATCTACGGTGTTGGATGGCGTGGTGCTTGCTCGACAGGGACAGTTTTTTTCGGACCTCGCAGACATTGAAAGGGTCGAGGTTCTAAGGGGGCCCCAGAGTACACTTTTTGGAAAGAATGCCTCCGCTGGTGTGATAAGTATTGTTACTAAAAGACCAACTTTCGAGGAGCCCGAGGGTAATGTTGGGGTTGGTTATGATGAATACGGTGATGCCCGCCTGAAAGGGACTTACTCTGCGCCAATCAGCGATGATTTGGCCTTTCGTGTCAGTGGTAATTACCGACATGTAGATGAGAACCATATTCAAAATATAACTCCCGATGGCCCGAGCTTGGACGGAGCTGAAAGCTATGGTGTTCGAGCTAAATTGCAGTGGGATATCACGCCAGAAATAGATGTTTTATTTATAGCTGATTACACTGATAGTGATTCCCCCTCTGGTGCCAGGGTGTCACGGTCCCTCGGACCTGAGCAAGCAGCGATATCTGCAGCTACAGCCGGAGTTGGTAATCGCGAGACCGAGCTTAATGACCCTAATGAACATCAAATCACCGATTGGGGTCTGAGCGCAGAAATCAATTGGAGGCTTGAGAACCACACCATTACCTCTTTGACGTCTTATCGTTCCTGGGATCTATACGATTTAATTGATATTGATTCAACTGGATTTGACGTACCTCTTACTACTCAAATTGGCGCTAACGGCCCACTGGGTACGCCTTCATTTCGGGGCATTGTAACGGGGGATAAGGATACTGAACAATGGTCTGAGGAACTACGTATTCAATCCGATCACTCTGGTGATTTGCAGTATGTAGTCGGTGCTTTCTTTTGGGGAACGTCCTATGACGGCATAGGAACTTCACGTAGAACTTTCTGTTTTGATGCCCCAACACCGGATGGATACCAGCGACCATCATACAGTGATTGTGAACCTTTGCCGGCTCCCTATACTTCTTCAAACTTTATTGTAAATGACTCTTATTCGAGTCATCAAAAAATTGATACTGAATACTATGCTCTGTTCGGGCAGGCAGACTATTCCTTGGCTGACGACTGGATACTGACCCTTGGTTTACGTTACCAGTATGACAACTTCGCATGGGACGCTGAGCAACTTGGAGTATTAGTTGCCGGTGACACGTTACAAGAGGGCTACGAGGGTACAGGTGATGTTTCCAATAACGAGTGGACTGGAAAGCTCGCCATCCAGCACGACTTCAACGGTGAATCTAATGGCTACATTAGTTATTCCAGGGGGTATAAGGGGCCAGGAGCAAGTATAGACAGTGGTTTCGAAGCGCCATTAGAACCAGAATATGTAGACGCCTATGAACTGGGTTTCAAATCACGGTTAATGGATGGTCGTTTAAATATCAATACTGCTGTGTTCTGGCAGGAATTCAAAGATCAGCAAGTTAACTATTACAATCCAGACGAACTTGGATGGTTGCCCACTAATGCAGGCGAAACCCGTCAGATTGGTATTGAGTTCGATTCACTGTTCGCGGCATCGGCCAACCTAGTGTTGAATGCCAGTTTAACCTGGCTGGACGCCGAGTATCTTGAGTATGAAGTCGACTGCTATACATCAGATCCTGATCCTCAATGTTCAGTAAATGGTTCAAAGGATGTATCTGGTGAAGTAACAACTTTCTCACCTGAGTGGAAAACAATTATCGGTGGCCGCTACCACCAGCCATTGTTTGATAGTGGTCTAGAAGGTTTCGTACAGCTTAATTACCGCTGGCAGTCTGAAGTTCAGTATGACGCTAACCAGAACCCTAATACCTTACAGGACGCCTATGGTGTAGCTGACTTGTCTTTCGGTTTTGAAGATGAACAAGGTAAATATTTGCTTAGCTTCTTTGTGAACAACTTGTTCGATAAACAGTATGTGAGCAATATTGCGGCATTTTCTGATGCCACTGGACAATATGACAGCGTTATTCAGTTTGTGCCTAAATCGGCAGACCGGTATTTCAGCATGAACTTCAATTATAACTTTTAGCTTCCCAAGTCGACGAACCGCTAAGTCGGTGGTTCTTTAATTATAACATTTAACGGGTTTAGCCCAGGGAAAGTGCCTATTATGAAATTAAACACACTTATTCCAATTACACTAATATCAGCCCTGTCTTTTATTGCGGCGGGTTGTTCAACGCCAAGCGACAATAAAGAAAGTGTAGCATTACCTTCAAAATATCCGGCGGAGTGGGGGGTAACCTTTCGAAAAGCAGCCTCGTTGCCGCCGTCTTTGGAGTTTGGGCGTAAGACGCTCAAGTACTCTGCTGGGGATGTATTCCCTCCCGCGGCGCTGCCGCTACCCTGCGACATTATCCATGAGCGTGACATCCCTGTGACCTTACGTGATGGGGTAGTCATCTATACAGATATTCTTCGGCCGGCAGATATCCCTTACAAACAACTCCCTGCCATCATTTCCTGGAGCCCCTATGGTAAGCGTTTACCGACACCGCCGCCGAAAGGGGTTCCCCCAGAGTGGTTCTCGGGGCTTGCCAAGTTCGAAGGGGCTGACGCGGCCTTCTGGAGTTGTAATGGCTACGCAGTAGTGAACCCTGATGCGCGTGGCGCATTTAACTCTGAAGGGGCCGGGCATGCTTTCGGCATGGTTGAAGCCGGTGACGGCTACGATGTGATCGAGTGGGTGGCAAATCAGGAATGGAGTAACGGAAAAGTTGGTCTCTACGGCACTTCTTGGCTGGCTATTAGCCAGTGGTTTATCGCCGCCTTGCAACCTCCTCATTTGGCGGCAATCGCCCCCTGGAATGGCATGAGTGATCTATACCGAGACAATACCGCCCCTGGCGGTATTCCGGATACTGATTTCGCGGAGCGTTTCCACAAGTCCGGGGTAGGTATGCAGGAAGACATGGTTGCTACTTTCTACAGGCAGCCGTATATGACGCCTTACATGGAAGACAAAGCGGCGGTACTGGAGAACGTTAATGTGCCGGCCTATGTGGGTACCGACAATACCACCATGCTGCATCGCTTTGGCGCATACGAGGGTTTTCGACGGATATCGTCGGAGAATAAGTGGCTTCGTATTAACAATAAGCAGGAGTGGTATGACCAGTATAATCCGGAGAGCGAGCAGGATTTACTACGCTTTTATGATCGTTATTTGAAGGGGGTCGATAACGGTTGGGAAAACACACCGAAGGTGCGGCTTGCTGTTCTCGACCCAGGTGGCGATGACTTGCTGAGCGTTCCCTTCAGCAACTGGCCTCTGCCTGATACCGAATACCGTAAGTACTATCTGGATGCCTCTTCGAAGGGACTGTCGACCCAACCTGCAGAAGCGGCTGCTCAGCTTAGCTATGAATCTACCGGGGATGAAGTTTCCTTTACTATTACGTTTAACGAGGACACCCGTTTAATCGGTTATTCAAAACTGCGGCTGTGGGTAGAGGCAGAAAGCGCCCCAGATATGGACCTGTTCGTACTGGTGGAGAAACTCGATGTGGATGGCACACTTTTAGACCCTAGGAACGACATTAGCAAGCAGTACCTGCCTTCCCCTCCTGGATTGCCCGGCAGGCTAAGGGTTTCTCTTCGCGA contains:
- a CDS encoding TonB-dependent receptor — encoded protein: MKKYFLPALVALTNAPAFAEETQQVEHVLVTMPMHKKEAQTALPVTVLSGDELKRQAAATIGETLNLSPGLSSASFGPAVGQPVIRGQQGARVQVLQNGLPALDVSTNSADHAVSVEPVLADSIEILRGPATMLYGGGAIGGVVNVIDGRIPVKAVNGVEGAAEFRNTSVDDGRSGVFRVDAGNGRWVVHVDALYRDWSDPDIPGLAINPDNVDDIEENTDGSIGNASGRTRRVTLGSSYHFEDGYWGVSYTELSNQYGIPSGVHHHDEDHEEEDHDDDDHDDHDEDHDEDHEDHDEDGVNIVIDQTRWDAAGDLHLAGPLDLFRWRVSYSDYQHQEIESTGEVGTTFSKEAWAGRLELSHKPWGNWHGVWGLQLLESDFSALGEESFVPENTTRSVGLFWLEDYHADKWSLEAGLRADFDSLEIAQSVADDQDDSSVSASLAGMYDISDIWVVSLALSESQRAPNAEERFSNIGNDLSNYVVHGATGAIEIGDENLETEKSRNVDLSLRANAGDVRAKFSIFYNEFSDYIYLDNTGTQSDETDILQYRQQDASFSGVEYEVSYDLASVGAEQRYTFSLFGDRVDAELDNGDNVPRLPPGHDGLSVAWQWQDWQANVSYVYAHAQNDVGVNDTTTDAYKRVDASIARDFVLAGNDYTIMLKGRNLADEEIRNSTSFIRDYAPEAGRNIELVMRVNF
- a CDS encoding pseudouridine synthase, with product MRSNTTRLDRFISAKLRIKRSDVRLLLAQKRVLVDGVVATNIGQVIGPFSWVSFDDEVLQNQVARYLMMNKPLGVVSATKDSRNKTVIDLLPENERAGLHIPGRLDFNTTGLLLLTNDGQWSRNLSSPANNIAKVYTVTVSKPLDASYIDAFASGMFFNYEGITTRPVKLEILADYVAKLSLVEGRYHQIKRMFGRFQNEVLALHRDAIGGLSLDPSLASGQSRPLTQHEVLSLKG
- a CDS encoding TetR/AcrR family transcriptional regulator is translated as MQHEKKSTPNRMIKRKNRTRKQLIDAAVQLVLNKGYDKVMTDEITELADVGRRTFYNHFNNKRDCIKAAVVERYVDYAEELNQLLKITLGLKEEINADPALIITTMATGMFQRVVSDPLTEQLLLYPQILKEVVAENKLSYLISTVKRELILERCNPQLPIKSLESILYWGFVGLVVDSITRNTQKVDKLTWGRFVLQTLGIDQAEHEQLLEAAELIYT
- a CDS encoding glutathione S-transferase family protein yields the protein MILTEKEVTTKEVKAWKGLHLLHFQGSSCSQKVRLMLGELEQKWVSHPINLIKQANSTPWYLGINPRGVVPVLVHDGVVHVESNDIITYLNTTFSKPGNSYFFDTSSTAAAEAQQLLDLEESLHMDLRLLTIEFGPLSLKSKDSIDAQEKNGNFDAKRAHEVEWWREKAENGISDSETCAAAKNFSTAFNKLDQRLAEQPWIMGDKISIIDISWFPNVQRLINMGYPMSRHKNLSAYYQRLISRPSFKAELSQPGSRFGKLLFGGIRFANRIKGKSMERCL
- a CDS encoding DAPG hydrolase family protein: MTNETYLGMRPDDLKDKPYAKYWNPDMKGLSEHVTQGLLQSPLPNGYGFSHKESTRLLESGYLPLESGYTQLSNGEMFVATLTPMPGVSGKMIDWWFGWHGSESQRYKLWHPHAHIKTLMKNPTEDNPNLSDRERYVGNTSYVDEYIGDRVLKLAIQFKDPEMFGLDPSKFEAAGVQTVVCAHVGPAKSSINVGKLVHLIRETEDGCEMRSRFWLGKASLRDKPKSHPLNRVLGMKAVSKFAMTRDHGHDMVVHCGMEMAHLASFLPALYADYHSE
- a CDS encoding TonB-dependent receptor yields the protein MSTFQRPFLGMLAGSFLLSPLSQAIAQTESFMLEEVLVTSQKREQSLQDVPASVQAMSGDMLENAGITDFEDLVDVSPSLSFQDNLSPYQKSVYIRGVGTTINSATVESSVSTVLDGVVLARQGQFFSDLADIERVEVLRGPQSTLFGKNASAGVISIVTKRPTFEEPEGNVGVGYDEYGDARLKGTYSAPISDDLAFRVSGNYRHVDENHIQNITPDGPSLDGAESYGVRAKLQWDITPEIDVLFIADYTDSDSPSGARVSRSLGPEQAAISAATAGVGNRETELNDPNEHQITDWGLSAEINWRLENHTITSLTSYRSWDLYDLIDIDSTGFDVPLTTQIGANGPLGTPSFRGIVTGDKDTEQWSEELRIQSDHSGDLQYVVGAFFWGTSYDGIGTSRRTFCFDAPTPDGYQRPSYSDCEPLPAPYTSSNFIVNDSYSSHQKIDTEYYALFGQADYSLADDWILTLGLRYQYDNFAWDAEQLGVLVAGDTLQEGYEGTGDVSNNEWTGKLAIQHDFNGESNGYISYSRGYKGPGASIDSGFEAPLEPEYVDAYELGFKSRLMDGRLNINTAVFWQEFKDQQVNYYNPDELGWLPTNAGETRQIGIEFDSLFAASANLVLNASLTWLDAEYLEYEVDCYTSDPDPQCSVNGSKDVSGEVTTFSPEWKTIIGGRYHQPLFDSGLEGFVQLNYRWQSEVQYDANQNPNTLQDAYGVADLSFGFEDEQGKYLLSFFVNNLFDKQYVSNIAAFSDATGQYDSVIQFVPKSADRYFSMNFNYNF
- a CDS encoding CocE/NonD family hydrolase, with product MKLNTLIPITLISALSFIAAGCSTPSDNKESVALPSKYPAEWGVTFRKAASLPPSLEFGRKTLKYSAGDVFPPAALPLPCDIIHERDIPVTLRDGVVIYTDILRPADIPYKQLPAIISWSPYGKRLPTPPPKGVPPEWFSGLAKFEGADAAFWSCNGYAVVNPDARGAFNSEGAGHAFGMVEAGDGYDVIEWVANQEWSNGKVGLYGTSWLAISQWFIAALQPPHLAAIAPWNGMSDLYRDNTAPGGIPDTDFAERFHKSGVGMQEDMVATFYRQPYMTPYMEDKAAVLENVNVPAYVGTDNTTMLHRFGAYEGFRRISSENKWLRINNKQEWYDQYNPESEQDLLRFYDRYLKGVDNGWENTPKVRLAVLDPGGDDLLSVPFSNWPLPDTEYRKYYLDASSKGLSTQPAEAAAQLSYESTGDEVSFTITFNEDTRLIGYSKLRLWVEAESAPDMDLFVLVEKLDVDGTLLDPRNDISKQYLPSPPGLPGRLRVSLRELDPDLSTDFMPVQRFVENDYLESGEIVPVDIRLYPSAILWHAGQQLRLTVAGHHIDRFDELNDIPTVNEGNHIIHTGPEHRSYLQLPIVPIDE